From one Acidobacteriota bacterium genomic stretch:
- a CDS encoding S41 family peptidase produces the protein MFVLALIGGGLVGDRVLALTDDARDTLRTYTDLVTVAHDRYGAEVSYKDLVYASIQGMLRRLDPHTSFLPPKAYTGMRERQQSSFYGLGILVGVRNGQLTVISPIEGTPASRLGMRAGDIISTIEGESTESMTLDEAVDRLKGPKDTQVNITIARRGLAEPLQLAVTRAEIPQTTVRLAYMLDEETAYVQISDFGRGTGREVKEALDTLRTAGMKRLLVDLRNNGGGLLDQAIEVADQFLGDGSKIVETRGRTRDSFQSYRASDKYDELEVPVIMLVNRGTASAAEILSGAVQDHDIGLVVGTPTWGKGLVQTVYSLSYGAGLALTTAKYYTPSGRLIQRDYTSFFDYYNYDPTAEDPRQAVGEGDPAEIFRTDLGREVYGGGGITPDVEIEPTDFTPFQQYLFARSTFFAFAVDYASRQQVSDDTWQPPEDLADAFEQWLIDEEFATREQLDEEMDDVGRELSVRQIHAEIMNSAFGQEARHRVLARGDVQVQRALELFGEAGELLARRQQLDEAERQQARNTLAPTTSNADGS, from the coding sequence TTGTTCGTACTTGCTTTGATCGGCGGCGGTCTGGTCGGTGATCGCGTCCTGGCGCTGACCGATGACGCCCGCGACACCCTCCGCACCTACACCGACTTGGTGACCGTGGCCCACGACCGCTACGGCGCCGAGGTCTCCTATAAGGACCTGGTCTATGCCTCCATCCAGGGCATGCTCCGGCGTCTCGATCCCCACACCAGCTTCCTGCCGCCCAAGGCCTACACCGGCATGCGCGAGCGGCAGCAGAGCAGCTTCTACGGACTCGGCATCCTGGTCGGTGTCCGCAACGGTCAGCTCACCGTGATCAGCCCCATCGAAGGCACTCCGGCATCGCGCCTCGGAATGCGGGCCGGCGACATCATCAGCACCATCGAAGGTGAGTCGACGGAGTCGATGACCCTCGACGAAGCGGTCGATCGACTCAAGGGACCGAAGGACACGCAGGTCAACATCACCATCGCCCGACGCGGCCTTGCGGAACCCCTGCAGCTCGCCGTCACTCGAGCCGAGATCCCCCAGACGACGGTGCGCCTCGCCTACATGCTCGATGAAGAGACCGCCTACGTGCAGATCTCCGACTTCGGCCGCGGCACCGGCCGCGAGGTCAAGGAAGCCCTCGACACGCTGCGCACCGCCGGCATGAAGCGTCTGCTGGTCGACCTGCGCAACAACGGTGGCGGCCTGCTCGACCAGGCCATCGAGGTCGCGGACCAGTTCTTAGGTGACGGCAGCAAGATCGTCGAGACCCGCGGCCGCACCCGCGACTCGTTCCAGTCCTATCGTGCCTCGGACAAGTACGACGAGCTCGAGGTGCCGGTGATCATGCTGGTCAACCGCGGCACCGCCTCGGCGGCGGAGATCCTCTCCGGTGCGGTTCAGGACCACGACATCGGCTTGGTGGTGGGCACCCCGACCTGGGGCAAGGGCTTGGTGCAAACCGTCTACAGCCTGTCCTACGGGGCCGGCCTGGCGCTCACCACGGCGAAGTACTACACCCCTTCGGGACGCCTGATCCAGCGCGACTACACCTCCTTCTTCGACTACTACAACTATGATCCGACGGCCGAAGACCCACGCCAGGCGGTCGGCGAAGGCGATCCGGCAGAGATCTTCCGCACCGACCTCGGACGGGAGGTCTACGGCGGCGGCGGAATCACTCCCGACGTCGAGATCGAGCCGACGGACTTCACCCCCTTCCAGCAGTATCTCTTCGCCCGCAGCACCTTCTTCGCCTTCGCCGTCGACTACGCCAGTCGCCAGCAGGTCAGCGATGACACCTGGCAACCGCCGGAGGACCTCGCCGACGCCTTCGAGCAGTGGCTGATCGACGAAGAGTTCGCCACCCGCGAGCAGCTCGACGAAGAAATGGACGACGTGGGTCGCGAGCTCTCGGTGCGTCAGATCCATGCCGAGATCATGAACTCCGCCTTCGGCCAGGAAGCCCGTCACCGCGTCCTGGCCCGCGGCGACGTTCAGGTCCAGCGGGCTCTGGAGCTCTTCGGCGAAGCGGGCGAGCTACTCGCCCGGCGTCAGCAGCTCGATGAAGCAGAGCGCCAGCAGGCCCGCAACACCCTCGCGCCGACGACCAGCAACGCCGACGGTTCCTAG
- a CDS encoding histone deacetylase, translating to MASMRIVTDPRCLEHAAPLGYPEKPERLRGVLAALRRDGFEVVETEPTKRPREAVEALHDGAYVERFARAVERGDGLLDSADNPLSAGTFEASLGAVEAILAGADWVMAEAGRKAMAAVRPPGHHAEEARAMGFCFFNGIAVAAQDLIRRQLCQRVAIFDFDVHHGNGTQHLFEERSDVFFVSTHQFPFYPGTGAAEERGQGAGTGTTLNLPMAAGAGDEEYGRVFEESVFPALRRFAPDVLLVSAGFDAWRGDPLGGMRVSAEGFADWGRRLAALSAELCEGRLMMVLEGGYDLDELPELVSGCCRAMLGN from the coding sequence ATGGCGTCAATGCGAATCGTGACGGATCCCCGCTGCCTGGAGCACGCGGCTCCGCTGGGGTATCCGGAGAAGCCGGAGCGCCTGCGGGGCGTGCTCGCGGCGTTGCGCCGGGACGGCTTCGAGGTCGTCGAAACGGAGCCCACGAAGCGGCCCCGCGAGGCCGTCGAGGCGCTTCACGACGGCGCCTATGTGGAGCGCTTCGCGCGCGCTGTGGAGCGCGGCGACGGTCTTCTCGATTCGGCCGACAACCCTCTGTCAGCAGGGACCTTCGAAGCCTCTTTGGGGGCGGTCGAAGCCATCTTGGCGGGCGCGGACTGGGTGATGGCGGAAGCCGGCCGCAAGGCGATGGCGGCGGTGCGGCCGCCGGGCCATCACGCCGAGGAGGCGCGCGCCATGGGCTTCTGCTTCTTCAATGGCATCGCGGTGGCGGCGCAGGACCTGATTCGCCGGCAGCTCTGCCAGCGAGTGGCGATCTTCGACTTCGACGTCCATCACGGCAACGGCACCCAGCATCTCTTCGAGGAGCGCTCCGACGTGTTCTTCGTCAGCACCCATCAGTTCCCCTTCTATCCGGGAACCGGTGCGGCCGAAGAACGCGGTCAGGGCGCCGGAACCGGTACCACCCTCAATCTGCCGATGGCGGCCGGGGCCGGGGATGAGGAGTATGGACGGGTTTTCGAGGAGTCCGTGTTCCCCGCCCTGCGGCGCTTTGCTCCCGACGTACTGCTGGTATCGGCCGGATTCGACGCCTGGCGCGGCGATCCGCTGGGCGGTATGCGGGTCAGTGCCGAGGGCTTTGCGGACTGGGGGCGTCGTCTTGCCGCCCTCAGTGCAGAGCTCTGTGAAGGGCGGCTGATGATGGTGCTGGAGGGGGGATATGACCTCGATGAGCTTCCGGAGCTGGTGTCGGGGTGTTGCCGAGCGATGCTTGGAAATTGA
- the tatC gene encoding twin-arginine translocase subunit TatC, whose product MSESLELPAGEQEEVLPQMSLLDHLEELRKRLVYSLIALFVGFLACWMVVDEIFAFLSRPIERFLPEGTKLAFLGVTDPFMLYVKVALLASVFLVTPFLLYQVWRFIAPGLYKRERLMTLPFVIFGTLFFVAGGAFAYYIAFPFAVEFLLGVGEQFQPMITIERYFRFLLTVILGLGLMFELPIVIVMLSMAGLVTPRFLLRHFRWAVLIIFVVAAIITPTPDVVNLCLFALPTIGLYLLGVGAAAIFRRRPKGEDAD is encoded by the coding sequence GTGAGCGAGTCCCTCGAGCTACCCGCCGGAGAGCAGGAAGAAGTCCTGCCCCAGATGAGCCTCCTCGATCATCTCGAGGAGTTGCGCAAGCGGCTGGTCTACTCTCTGATCGCTCTGTTCGTCGGCTTCCTCGCCTGTTGGATGGTGGTCGACGAGATCTTCGCTTTCCTGTCGCGGCCGATCGAGCGCTTTCTGCCGGAGGGCACCAAGCTCGCCTTCTTGGGGGTCACCGACCCCTTCATGCTCTATGTGAAGGTGGCGTTGCTCGCATCCGTCTTCCTGGTGACGCCCTTCCTGCTCTACCAGGTGTGGCGCTTCATCGCGCCGGGCCTCTACAAGCGCGAGCGCCTGATGACCTTGCCCTTCGTCATCTTCGGCACCCTGTTCTTCGTCGCTGGCGGTGCCTTCGCCTACTACATCGCCTTTCCCTTCGCGGTGGAGTTCTTGCTCGGTGTCGGCGAGCAGTTCCAGCCGATGATCACGATCGAGCGCTATTTCCGCTTCCTGCTCACCGTGATCCTCGGTCTCGGCCTGATGTTCGAGCTCCCGATCGTCATCGTCATGTTGTCGATGGCGGGCCTGGTCACCCCCAGGTTTCTGTTGCGGCACTTCCGCTGGGCGGTGCTGATCATCTTCGTGGTCGCGGCGATCATCACTCCGACGCCGGACGTGGTGAACCTCTGCCTCTTCGCCCTGCCGACCATCGGCCTCTACCTCCTGGGAGTCGGCGCCGCGGCGATCTTCCGTCGGCGCCCCAAGGGTGAAGACGCCGACTGA
- the tatA gene encoding twin-arginine translocase TatA/TatE family subunit, with translation MFGPLGGPELLFILAVALLVFGPKRLPKVGRTLGKAMGEFRRASTDLRRTLNAEIALEEEDEPPAPRPAPKAAPAKTEPTQSSQTTAQRPAEVE, from the coding sequence TTGTTCGGTCCACTCGGTGGTCCCGAGCTTCTCTTCATCTTGGCGGTGGCCCTGCTGGTCTTCGGACCCAAGCGGCTGCCCAAAGTCGGCCGAACCCTCGGCAAGGCGATGGGCGAATTTCGTCGTGCCAGCACCGATCTCCGGCGTACCCTGAACGCCGAAATCGCGCTCGAAGAGGAGGACGAGCCGCCGGCTCCGCGGCCCGCTCCCAAGGCGGCGCCGGCGAAGACCGAACCGACGCAGTCGTCTCAGACGACCGCCCAGCGTCCCGCCGAAGTCGAGTGA
- a CDS encoding ECF-type sigma factor has product MVQSKETVDGTAEEVFVERYGALLERVVSGIVARRRGTWRAASEGCEDVIQEVYCRLFERGVVPLLELGEGQVVVYLQRVARHVLLDRQRSRRTRKRGGGWVRTGWASAQHSLVAADSPEQTVLGAERRRQFVAACRRLARRGPAGWRDAEICARVLLEGWTSREVSRALRGALAPTSIDSLLWRMRRRLQEAELPEGWRQALETAFGLRSSRIAAQRYSEI; this is encoded by the coding sequence ATGGTCCAGTCGAAAGAAACCGTCGATGGCACGGCGGAAGAGGTCTTCGTGGAGCGCTACGGAGCGCTCCTCGAACGAGTGGTCTCGGGAATCGTCGCTCGCCGTCGGGGCACCTGGAGGGCGGCGAGCGAGGGCTGCGAGGATGTGATTCAGGAGGTTTACTGTCGGCTCTTCGAGCGCGGTGTCGTGCCGCTGCTCGAGCTCGGGGAAGGGCAGGTGGTGGTCTACTTGCAGCGGGTGGCTCGCCATGTGCTGCTGGATCGTCAGCGCTCTCGACGAACCCGCAAACGCGGCGGTGGCTGGGTGCGGACCGGCTGGGCTTCGGCGCAGCATTCCTTGGTGGCGGCGGACTCGCCGGAGCAGACGGTGCTGGGGGCGGAGCGTCGCCGGCAGTTCGTCGCGGCCTGTCGTCGCCTGGCCCGGCGTGGCCCGGCCGGTTGGCGTGATGCCGAGATCTGCGCCCGGGTGTTGCTCGAGGGCTGGACCAGCCGCGAGGTCTCGCGGGCTTTGCGCGGTGCTCTGGCGCCGACCAGCATCGACTCTCTGCTCTGGCGCATGCGGCGGCGCCTCCAGGAGGCTGAGTTGCCGGAGGGCTGGCGCCAGGCGCTGGAGACCGCCTTCGGTCTGCGGAGCTCGCGAATAGCCGCTCAACGATATTCGGAGATATGA
- a CDS encoding Ig-like domain-containing protein, with amino-acid sequence MRRNIVTLGWILCSLMLVSPALAQEPFGSFGGRSDGGNGAAGIVGMFGWALDDDGVAAVDFYVDGVIDGRALYGRHRPGVEAAYPGFPDSATAGFSYSLDTTRYPNGLHTVTPQVISTTGQRKWLNSRVFDFNNTTHNLVPFGSIDSPLPNTELFGNCDLADPQRRYSVVTGFGLDAGIEIGDSGIGYVELLIDGSIFANSRTDCRYIPETGGLTNCYGLRRLDVERVFPSVRDAPHSGFRFVLDLGFLIEELQYVEGFHVLSIRAGDVAGQVAEIAELPVTFLCDDRVGNEGAFGAIDLPEIGLTFSGAIEFTGWALDWQGVSNVAVWVDGQFQGNAVTGLPRPGVSSQFPGFPESDFPGWSFSLDSTGLSNGFHNFQVIVTDDLGATTMIGERSFTVDNP; translated from the coding sequence ATGAGGCGAAATATCGTCACTCTTGGTTGGATTCTTTGCTCTCTGATGTTGGTGAGCCCTGCCTTGGCCCAGGAGCCTTTCGGCTCTTTCGGTGGTCGTAGCGATGGTGGCAATGGTGCTGCGGGTATCGTCGGAATGTTCGGTTGGGCCCTTGACGACGATGGTGTCGCCGCGGTCGATTTCTATGTCGACGGGGTGATCGATGGCCGGGCCCTCTACGGCCGGCACCGTCCGGGAGTCGAGGCGGCCTACCCGGGTTTTCCGGATTCGGCGACGGCAGGCTTTTCCTACAGCCTGGACACCACGCGCTATCCCAACGGCCTCCATACCGTGACCCCGCAGGTGATCAGCACCACCGGGCAGCGCAAGTGGCTCAACTCGAGAGTCTTCGACTTCAACAACACCACCCATAATCTCGTGCCCTTCGGCAGCATCGATTCGCCGCTGCCGAACACCGAGCTGTTCGGCAACTGCGATCTCGCCGATCCGCAGCGGCGCTACAGCGTGGTGACCGGGTTCGGTCTCGACGCCGGCATCGAGATCGGTGACTCCGGTATCGGCTACGTCGAGCTGCTGATCGATGGCTCGATTTTCGCCAATAGCCGCACCGACTGTCGCTACATCCCGGAGACCGGCGGCCTGACCAACTGCTACGGCCTGCGTCGCCTAGACGTCGAGCGGGTGTTCCCGAGCGTGCGGGATGCCCCGCACAGCGGTTTCCGCTTCGTGCTCGACCTCGGCTTCTTGATCGAGGAGCTGCAGTACGTCGAGGGCTTCCACGTGCTGTCGATTCGCGCCGGCGATGTTGCCGGCCAGGTGGCCGAGATCGCCGAGCTGCCGGTGACCTTCCTGTGCGACGACCGGGTGGGGAACGAGGGTGCCTTCGGCGCCATCGACCTGCCGGAGATCGGGCTGACCTTCAGCGGCGCCATCGAGTTCACCGGCTGGGCTCTCGATTGGCAGGGCGTCTCGAACGTCGCCGTCTGGGTCGATGGCCAGTTCCAGGGCAATGCCGTCACCGGCTTGCCGCGGCCGGGCGTGTCCTCGCAGTTCCCGGGTTTCCCGGAGAGCGACTTCCCGGGCTGGTCCTTCAGCCTCGACTCGACCGGGCTGTCGAACGGGTTCCACAACTTCCAGGTCATCGTGACCGACGACTTGGGAGCGACCACCATGATCGGAGAACGCTCCTTCACGGTCGACAACCCGTAG